A portion of the Eubacterium maltosivorans genome contains these proteins:
- the htpG gene encoding molecular chaperone HtpG, whose protein sequence is MAKKQFQAESKRLLDLMIHSIYTNKEIFLREIISNASDAIDKRYFKNMSEGGSGLSREDYAIHIIPDKEAKTLTITDNGIGMTQEELEENLGIIANSGSLEFKSEHEAQEDIDIIGQFGVGFYSAFMVSKDIKVRTKADGSDVAYEWESEGAEGYTIEACDKDEVGTEIILTLMDDTDDEKYSQYLEEYRLRELIKRYSDYIRYPIKMEVEKSTLVETSEEEKAKEDYEPQYDTYLEEETLNSMVPLWKKNKSEVTDEDYNNFYKEKYYDYTDPAKVIATHVEGVCTYDALLFIPSNVPYNYFSKEFKKGLQLYSSGVLIMDKCEDLLPDYFGFVRGLVDSQDLSLNISREMLQQDRQVMAIAQRIEKKITSELMDMQKKDREKYDEFYKNFGLPLKFGMYENYGMNADKLKDLVMFYSSSEKKTVTFAEYVGRMKEDQKYIYYACGDSIEKIGKMPQIELLLDQGYEVLYCTDDVDEFALKSLMKYDDKEFRSASDDDLGIEQSEEAKKESEAKNEENKDLMTAIKGALDGKVNAVKLSTRLKSHPVCFSTEGISLEMEKVLNAQPMGGDVKADKVLEINGNHPVFDAMKKAYEDKNNDKLKKYANLLYDQAMLIEGMNIEDPVEFARSICELMV, encoded by the coding sequence ATGGCTAAAAAGCAATTCCAGGCAGAATCCAAACGCCTGCTGGATTTAATGATTCATTCGATTTATACAAACAAAGAGATTTTTTTAAGAGAGATCATCTCAAATGCAAGCGACGCCATTGACAAACGTTATTTTAAAAATATGTCGGAAGGCGGCAGCGGCCTCTCAAGAGAAGACTATGCGATCCACATTATTCCGGATAAGGAAGCAAAAACGCTGACCATTACCGATAACGGTATCGGGATGACCCAGGAAGAGCTGGAAGAAAACCTTGGCATTATCGCCAACAGCGGCTCTCTGGAATTTAAGTCTGAGCATGAGGCTCAGGAAGATATTGATATCATCGGCCAGTTTGGCGTCGGCTTTTATTCCGCCTTTATGGTCAGCAAAGACATCAAGGTCCGTACAAAGGCAGACGGCAGCGACGTGGCCTATGAATGGGAATCAGAAGGCGCGGAGGGCTATACCATTGAAGCCTGCGATAAAGATGAAGTCGGGACAGAAATCATCCTGACACTCATGGACGATACCGATGATGAAAAATACAGCCAGTATCTGGAAGAATATCGTCTCAGAGAGCTGATTAAGCGTTATTCCGATTATATCCGCTACCCCATTAAAATGGAAGTGGAAAAGAGTACCCTGGTAGAGACTTCCGAGGAAGAAAAAGCCAAAGAGGATTACGAACCACAGTACGATACCTACCTGGAGGAGGAGACCCTCAACAGCATGGTGCCTTTGTGGAAAAAGAATAAAAGCGAAGTTACCGATGAAGACTATAACAATTTCTACAAGGAAAAATATTATGATTATACCGATCCTGCAAAAGTCATCGCGACCCATGTAGAAGGCGTGTGCACCTATGACGCGTTGCTGTTTATCCCGTCGAACGTGCCCTATAATTACTTTTCAAAAGAGTTTAAAAAAGGTCTGCAGCTGTATTCCAGCGGTGTGCTGATCATGGATAAATGCGAGGATCTGCTTCCGGACTACTTTGGCTTTGTCAGAGGTCTGGTCGACTCACAGGACCTTTCTTTAAACATCTCAAGAGAAATGCTTCAGCAGGACCGCCAGGTCATGGCCATCGCCCAGCGTATTGAAAAGAAAATTACCTCTGAGCTTATGGACATGCAGAAAAAAGACCGTGAAAAATACGACGAATTCTATAAAAACTTTGGTCTGCCGCTCAAGTTTGGTATGTATGAAAACTATGGGATGAATGCTGATAAGCTTAAGGATCTGGTGATGTTCTACAGCTCCAGTGAAAAGAAAACCGTCACCTTTGCAGAATATGTCGGCAGAATGAAGGAAGATCAGAAATATATTTACTATGCCTGCGGTGATTCCATTGAAAAGATTGGGAAAATGCCGCAGATTGAGCTGCTCTTAGATCAGGGCTACGAAGTGCTTTACTGCACCGACGACGTGGATGAATTTGCGCTTAAGAGCCTCATGAAGTATGATGACAAAGAATTCCGCTCCGCTTCCGATGATGATCTGGGTATCGAACAGTCCGAAGAAGCCAAAAAAGAATCTGAAGCCAAAAATGAAGAGAATAAAGATTTAATGACCGCCATCAAGGGCGCTCTGGACGGCAAGGTAAATGCGGTTAAGCTGTCCACAAGACTGAAAAGCCACCCAGTGTGCTTCTCGACAGAGGGAATATCCTTAGAAATGGAAAAAGTTCTAAACGCACAGCCCATGGGCGGCGACGTCAAAGCCGATAAGGTTCTCGAAATCAATGGAAACCATCCAGTGTTTGACGCCATGAAAAAAGCATATGAAGATAAAAATAACGATAAGCTGAAAAAATATGCCAACCTGCTTTACGATCAGGCCATGCTCATTGAGGGAATGAACATTGAAGATCCAGTAGAATTTGCGCGCTCTATTTGTGAGCTGATGGTGTAA
- a CDS encoding TetR/AcrR family transcriptional regulator: MDKYRNTDDGQRENILYTAKSLLLELGYRKTTIALIAEKAGVSVGLVNYYFKKEEIVGQIFHDFILYIRLFLNKKLGSMIENQFQMHILFNRIFFIKIFETPAALELYSILRDKELYLDVSHDYIRSSMSAIILEFDLDIEPKMFRKLTIAEYGARKALYQDIYNSPNKEISIDFTDFLSTISVRLAGVTPEIIDKNIKHCNKLMRYIDLDNIHFEDDFHSLDETP; this comes from the coding sequence ATGGATAAATACAGAAATACAGATGACGGACAAAGAGAAAACATTTTATATACAGCAAAATCGCTTTTATTGGAACTGGGATACCGTAAAACAACCATTGCATTAATTGCTGAAAAAGCAGGTGTTTCGGTTGGTTTAGTGAATTATTATTTCAAAAAAGAAGAAATTGTAGGACAGATATTTCACGACTTCATTCTTTATATTCGTCTTTTTTTAAATAAAAAGCTCGGCTCTATGATTGAGAACCAGTTTCAAATGCACATATTATTTAATCGTATTTTTTTCATCAAAATTTTTGAGACCCCTGCTGCTTTAGAGCTATATAGCATACTCCGTGACAAAGAGCTTTACCTGGATGTTAGCCACGATTATATTCGAAGCTCCATGTCTGCCATTATCCTGGAATTTGATCTTGATATAGAGCCAAAAATGTTTAGGAAGCTGACCATTGCTGAGTATGGCGCCCGAAAAGCACTTTATCAGGATATCTATAATTCTCCAAACAAGGAAATTTCCATAGATTTCACGGACTTTTTATCAACTATTTCTGTCCGGCTAGCTGGTGTTACCCCTGAGATCATTGATAAGAATATAAAACACTGTAATAAGCTTATGCGCTATATTGATCTTGACAACATTCATTTTGAAGATGACTTTCATTCTCTTGATGAAACGCCATAA